The window TGAGCTTGGGAATCGATTTTTAAGCTCGAGCCCAACCAGCCCTGAGCCCGCCTAAATTACTAGTGGACTGGGCTTGGACTGGGGACTTTTATAGAAAAACCCGTCTGGCCCGGTCCAGCCCGACCCATGGCCAGGACTAGCAGTTACCAGTTCCTCGATGGCCATGTCGCATCCACCATCTCAACGACTATCACCACATCCTCGCCTCTTTTTCTCTTCCAAAACCTACTCATAACTTCTCTTTCCACAAACAATTTTCAACACAACCGTAAATTCCCTCAATGATAACACTGTGATTTCATCACCTACTCTACCATCATCATTCAACTTTCCAAATCTTACCTGACATTAATTTAATGACCAACCTCAGTGCCACCAATTTCATGTGACGGGCAGCACACATAATGTTATTGCTCAAAGGTTATCGCCTTGCTCAGCATGTTGATGACAAACACATACCACCATAAAAAAACCCCATAATAAATGACTTTCCTATACAGAAAATTATCTATTATACATTTACCGGTAACTTTTCTATTTCTATATAGAGAATTACCTATTATACATTTACCTACACAATATACGCATCAGAAATATAGTTCAAGaattattttatttctcttttcaaattttttggaaagtatttattttttcaattgagAAGTACAACAGGTTTTTATGAAAGACAAGTTATCTAATAATTGGTGTTTGGTGAGAACAAATATAGGAAAAGAACATCATATAATAAATGTAAAGAAAAGTGTGTTACTTATATAGAGATGGTGCTCCatgaaattttcaaaattttttttatatagattttaaATAAAGAGAGAGTAGAGTGTTGAATATTTGATATAAAGATTGTATAGTTGAATCTTTTAGTTGATGATTCTAATTGGTTAATAAAGAAAGATAatgttatttaaatttaaattaatctcttttagttgatgattttaatcaTAAACTAATTCTTTTCTAATACAATATTGAACTTACATTTTCTTCAAAAATACAAGTATATCCTCTTTGCCACAAACTCTAAAAGAATGACATCATTGTTAATGAGTTGAGtaataaaatacatatatacatacataaaaGCTTGTATATTTTAGGGGTGGAAGAagaatattatataaataaacatAGAAAGGTAATATgaaaaataacagatttaaaATTGCAAAAAAAGGTAAAGTCaaaaaaatgggaaaaaaaaaaagtgtctaTAAAAGGGATAAGAAGCAAAGCTGCTTTACTCCTCAAGGAAGTGGGAGAGATGGAAGGAACAacagttaaaaataaaaatgagaaaTGGGTTTATGATTCTTCTGTCGATTATAAAGGAAATCTTCCTCTCCGATCCTCCACCGGTGTCTGGAAAGCTTCTCTCTTTATCATCGGTAATCTTAATATTTATCTCTATATTGAACTAATTCTTTCttatttcattctttgtttCGTAATACTCAAATCTGTTGCACTCAAATTCTTGGTATTTTGCATTTTGTGTCAGTTTCCCTTTCCATTATTGTTTCCTAGCTTTTTAGAAATAACCTTTCTGGCTGTCAGTTTCCATTTTCATTTCCGTGcaaatatattttcttgttcttgaatTCATCTATTCTTTTCCATATACTGCATGAGATCCTGAATTTTTACTTTGACCAATTCTGCATCAATATGTTAGGTTTtcttttttggcttaatacatcaattaTGATATCTGAATTTgttcaaaatggttgattgaccCTCTAAATTTACATGTTATCTCATTagcccctaaacttgtttaaagtgtcATGATTAAGTTCCTAAAATATACAAaacagaaagttaatttgttttaaaaacttaaaatcacGAATTAGGTATttgttttttaagtttttaatttttttacggaTTTAAATAAATTGCAATTtgtatcactttaaacaagttcaggagaCAAATGGATCATTGTAAGCAAGTTCAAAGGGGCAATagatcattttaaataaattcaggtGGTCAATAGGTTATGTTAAACAAATTAAGAGAGCTAATAAAACATCATATAAGGTTACggggtcaatcaaactttttgaaaaAGTTCGAAAGGGCTTTCAatgttttaagttttttttttttttttaacatttaatttttGGATTCCAGCCTCACGAGGAAAGCTATCCAAATAACCATTCTTTCCATAtaggaaaaaaattaattgagaGCTTCTTTAAGGGCTTTAAGGATAGAGAACTCTTAACCACTTCTAACTTTTGAATTTTTCTTAGTAATTGATAACTCAATCTACAATGGAAATTTGACATATATTATAACAGCCTCATGCAGATATTATTATTCACACGTTTTGtctatatatattaaaagaaaaCATTATATTAATATAGCCTAgtcaataattttttattaccgTGCGAAATTCAATTCATTCATATCCTTAATATTCTTTAGAATCACTCCTTACACAACCTTTACACACTGGTGTAATCCTCTCATGACCGAATCATTATTATAGACCTGCCATCTTCTGTCTGATTCATCGCAAATCAACACGTTATAACACCACATAACTGGAtcggttaaccttattttgGATGGATAATACATGGATACAGTACTTATCAATATTAACCTTATTTTGGTTTTATTTgagacattaaaattaaaatttatagttGAATCCGCACAAAGTTAGGTGAAAAGGGACCACTGGCTCGCAACACCACAACCATACATGGTTGCTTCATACAATGCCATTGTCTACTCTTATCATAATTCAAACATGtgtacatttttttaaaattaaattaattaattcattagtgggataaattgattaattattattaattgattCACAAAACAATTGGAGAATGTTTATTCCTAAAATTCCTTTTTCATCAATGAATTCTAAGTCTATATGATTAAATTTGactattctaaaataatttacttTTCTCCTTTTTGTAtggaaattaaattaactgacACATAGTtattgataatatatataattagtgatAAAAGTAAATTAGCTTTGAGTGGATAAAATTATTATGTGCTTTCTTTAATAAAGTGATGCTTTACAGATGCATTACTGTTCAATAATATGGGGGAAAAGAAAAGATTAGCTAgagatttaattaattgattcAAAATTATAGAGATTGGGGAACATATGCTTAACTAGTATGGTCCTACTCCTACTGAGGGGTGATGGGAAACACTGTCACTAAATCTGGTCCACAATTTATAATAGCATCAAACTTTTGTTTCTTTCTATCCTTACAATCCCATCAAATAACTACCTGTTAAATCCAGAAACTATTTCTTTTAATTCGATTGATGTACTCGAGTACATCGTTGGTTCAGCTGTTCAGATCTAttgtttgttattattattgctaAATTCGTCATTAAGCGTTGagtaatttgatttaatttatgttaatttgatttaaaatAATGATTATTAATGCAGCAATTGAGTTTGCTGAGAGGTTGAGTTACTTTGGAATAGCAACAAGTTTAATAATATACATGACAAAAGTGATGCATGAAGATTTAAAGACAGCAGCAAGAAGTGTAAACTACTGGTCTGGAGTTACAACTTTGATGCCACTTTTTGGAGGTTTTGTTGCAGATGCTTACTTAGGCAGATTCTCCACTGTTTTTGTCTCCTCCATTGTTTATCTTATGGTATTATCCAttctttttacattttttcatATACCATCTAAATATAAACAGATTTTTCCAATAGCAAATAATAAACCCTAACAACAGCAGGagtaaataacaaataaatcaaaCGTGTcctaaaataaaactataattttATCATAACAAGCCTATAGGTGTGTTCATCGATCGGTTCGGTCtgaaaaccaaaccgaaccaaaataaCTGAAAACCGAATagccttaaaaataaaaaccgaacctaaccgaataataataattaaccaAACCGAACTGTCCGAATGATTTTGGTTGGTTCGGTTCAGTTATTCGGTTTccttatattaaaatatttcaTTATTTCTATATAAGGTTAATATTACACTATTAATGATATTGCTTGTTATTTACTTTacggtgtcttctatggttactttgtttgacaaagtaagctttactttgtttcTTCTACCATcggatgagcttactttgtcaaagtttatcaccatccaatggtagaaaaaacaaagtaatgcttactttgttaaaaacaaagtataagcatagcctaacccttggatgatggattagaaaattaatccaatggtgaaaacacataaagtaaggcttactttattaaaaacaaagtaagcatattCTTTATTGAAAGTAACTAActttttattgaaagaaaaaattatagaaattttatatagaaatgaaatcaatttcaaatatgATTGGTAGGTAAACATTAAATCGACTAATAAAATAATCAGTTGTAGTTAATCCAAGAAATATCATGCTtaacaaaaatctcaataatataattcttaatcaaatataacttagaaCAATAAACAACATACaccaattatataataataaatctaatttctaattatACTAAATCTATTTCGGTTTGTTCGGTTAATTCagtaattttgatttaaaaaccgaaccgactGAAATTACCGAAATATTATAAAAACTACAACCGAAACCGAACCTAATAGACTGAAAAACCGAAATTCACCGGTTCAGCCGGTTatttcggtccagttcggtttttgaacacccctacaAGCCCATATTAAGGGGATGCCAAGGGCAACAGTGCCAATCCTCCTTACGGGTGGTGCCCGTGGCTGAGATAATGGGAAATATGATCacaatatacttatttatttattatttttctaacAATGGGTAAAATAAATTGACAGGGGTTGATTCTGCTAACAATGTCACAACTTGTACCAAATCTAAAAGTATGTAAAATAGAAGGATGTGAAGAACCAAGAAAGATTCACGAAATAGTGTTCTTCATAGCCTTATACTTAATCTCAATAGGAACAGGAGGGCATAAGCCTGCATTAGAAAGTTTTGGAGCAGACCAATTTGATGATGAACATcttcaagaaagaaagaagaaattatCATTTTTCAATTGGTGGAACTTTGGCTTATGTGCTGGTATTCTTCTTGGTGTCACTGTAATAATCTACATTGAAGATCATGTTAGCTGGGGTTTGGGTTATATTGTTCTTACTGCTGTTTTGGCTCTATCACTTGTCATCTTCATCGTCGGAAGGCCGTTTTACCGGTACCGGAAACCTACCGGGAGTCCCTTGACACCTTTGTTACATGTTCTTGTTGCTGCTGTTAAGAAAAGAAAACTGCCGTATCCTTCTAGTCCTTCGGAGTTATATGAAGAGCCCAAGTCTGATTCTAATAAAGGAAGGCTTCTCTGCCATACCACAAAGCTTAggtaattttactttttttttggttgCTGGTTAGGTAATTTTACTTGTTAAATATATCAAATTAAAGGAATTAAGGGTTAAAATGATTTTTAAAGGTTGAGACCACCATGAATTTAatacaaaatcaaattttaagtATCCATTtaacccttgaatcggtaaattataataaattagcCTTATTATAATCCGTTTTCATATCTAATATTTCTATTAGGCTGATTTGTTAAAATATGCCAAATTTAAAGCTGAATTGATATTTGATATTTGATTTAGACTAAATTAATCATCGCTGGTAATTTTAAGGGTTACTTTGACTGGTAATTTCAAATTAAAGTGTCAAACTAATACCAATAAGGAAACGAAGGAATCAAAATTGACGCAGCTAGAACAAATAAACTCTGTTTGGATTGTTAAATCATGCACAATTACCAATCAAAACCTTCAAAATTTGACAACAAACTTTGAAAAACGAGCTTAAATTCTTATTAATGATAAAATGACTAATACATTCGGAATTATGTTTTAAATCGATAAACCTAATCGTAATACTAATTCCAATGGTAGAAGGAAAAGCTAACCCTAATTCTAAATgtgaaaggaaagaaaatagaaaatttacagaaaaaaaaaaccttaaaaatgttaaaatgcGTTTTTGAGGCCCTAAACGGATGAATTTAACCATAATGGGAGGGAACTTATGGCAAAGCGACCACTTTTGAATGTTGTCCGTTTCCAATCAAATTAGGGTccgaaaatacaaaaatacaaacgTTGCAAATTCATGTGAAATCATCTACTCTCTTCGTTCCACAATACATGTTTTtctagataattttttttgttctacAATACATGACATTTTGCTTCAATCTACGcacattaatttatttttaccaaatataccctTATTTAAGTTGATCTTACGCCTTGGAATATATAAAGTTACCGGTGGATAAAATTAATACAAAAGTAACAAAAcctttttacttaaaattaattgcatttcttaattagcgtgcattaaccttaaaagacatGTATTATAAAACAGAAGGAGTATCATATTTATCtaaaaacttgaattctaaGTCCTTCACTCCATCAAACATCCTCCAAAGAAAAATtactaataaataaattaaatgaactaaattaatccttctagtatattaaaaaaaaattgataaacaAGTTGATTTGTAGCAAGTTAATCTTATCACTAAAACGTTGTAATCTCCCATTCCAGATTTCTTGACAAAGCAGCAATTATAGAAGACGAACCCCAAAAGCAAAGTTCATGGAGATTAGCAACAGTAACAAATGTAGAAGAAATGAAACTAATCCTAAACATGGTTCCAATATGGCTAGTCACATTACCATTCGGAATCTGCGTAGCCCAAATGTCCACATTCTTCATCAAACAAAGCACAACCCTCAACCGAAAACTCGGCAACGGCAACTTCCTAATCCCACCAGCCTCCATTTTCGCCCTGGGAGCAATCGGTATGATCATATCCGTCACAACCTACGAGAAAATCCTCGTACCAGTACTAAGAAGAGTAACAGGAA is drawn from Euphorbia lathyris chromosome 9, ddEupLath1.1, whole genome shotgun sequence and contains these coding sequences:
- the LOC136205737 gene encoding protein NRT1/ PTR FAMILY 5.6-like — translated: MEGTTVKNKNEKWVYDSSVDYKGNLPLRSSTGVWKASLFIIAIEFAERLSYFGIATSLIIYMTKVMHEDLKTAARSVNYWSGVTTLMPLFGGFVADAYLGRFSTVFVSSIVYLMGLILLTMSQLVPNLKVCKIEGCEEPRKIHEIVFFIALYLISIGTGGHKPALESFGADQFDDEHLQERKKKLSFFNWWNFGLCAGILLGVTVIIYIEDHVSWGLGYIVLTAVLALSLVIFIVGRPFYRYRKPTGSPLTPLLHVLVAAVKKRKLPYPSSPSELYEEPKSDSNKGRLLCHTTKLRFLDKAAIIEDEPQKQSSWRLATVTNVEEMKLILNMVPIWLVTLPFGICVAQMSTFFIKQSTTLNRKLGNGNFLIPPASIFALGAIGMIISVTTYEKILVPVLRRVTGNERGINILQRIGIGMAFSIAAMTVAALVERKRLSKGPSSSSSMSVFWLAPQFLIFGMGDGFTLVGLQEYFYDQVPDSMRSLGIAFYLSVIGAANFLSSLLITVVDRVTGKYGKSWFGKDLNTSHLDYFYWLLAAMATVNLGVYVVLARKYCYKNVKKSVVVADCSVDDEDWNSSIP